The following proteins are co-located in the Flectobacillus major DSM 103 genome:
- a CDS encoding YbaB/EbfC family nucleoid-associated protein has product MTPQQIAQFQNQLLSMEEVVTSNDNKITISINGQCRIQNINFAENITIAEIKSTLPSVINQGLTQMGQKVQQLLMIHKQIV; this is encoded by the coding sequence ATGACCCCACAACAAATCGCTCAATTTCAAAATCAACTTCTTTCGATGGAAGAAGTGGTTACCTCCAATGATAATAAAATTACTATTTCTATCAATGGTCAATGTAGAATCCAAAACATCAATTTTGCTGAAAATATAACTATTGCAGAGATAAAATCTACACTCCCTTCTGTTATTAATCAAGGTTTAACACAAATGGGACAAAAAGTTCAACAATTATTGATGATACATAAACAAATCGTTTAA
- a CDS encoding DUF5686 family protein: MKFKNTVFLVLTLFLNQAIAQKIKIIDQNTQQAIPFVNIQALGTKNGLSSNIDGVILLDNKFKGGILISHVSYQTLRLSSPYPSVIKLVSKENILSEIIVNNFNPAFSIIKKAVSNRDNNNPKKLNSFSHYAYSKLSTELVSADSLQKRKDQYFLMSESRTKHQFLQPNFEEETIISHKTSGIKNPLFSSILTDFQPFSFYDELIHLKIDNKYYLNPISQNSWKKYDFVLSDTIVNANDTTFVIAFSPKTSTTFEGFKGLLHINTDGYAIENISAETANINSTMIFRMQQHYEKVENHWFPKQQNTELIVNVSVPNKAAKNAKQMYVRRVIKYTHKTYMSDIQINNPIKKTDFSGLSRVINSKSYQADESFWNKYRSDSLNLKEQNTYKFYESLPANKLEKMDRMFDLMETFISGYIPFHKFQIPLNTLFDQNNYEGIRIGFGLNTGKILSERLSAEGYLGYGFKDKAFKYGFSTRLNVKNTNTFLQASFKQDVVEPCGNELDFGRKNNLLDFGFRNFLIERMDSVQQAKISFQTPISRNGLVQMSFTNETRNPAYPYQFKENASKFSTESFKISALQVGFRWAWGEKFAQLSQVIYQSEPAKAILQCSFEKGLNRVLNSQFDYTKINLSFQQQLVHRILGKTFYQLKFSKIWGDLPYSYLINGAGSSNRLGYLMIPNTFQTMGLYEFTSDQQASLLIQQNIGRLFLSKKASFQPELIISQGVSYGSLRNPQNHQGLDTKSLDKGYFESGLSLNKLLRIKYLQVIYLDFGIGAFIRYGNNSFSKMNDNLTFRWSFGASF, from the coding sequence ATGAAATTTAAAAACACCGTTTTTCTTGTGCTAACCCTATTTTTAAATCAGGCAATTGCACAAAAAATCAAAATCATAGACCAAAATACTCAACAAGCCATTCCTTTTGTTAATATTCAAGCATTAGGTACTAAAAATGGGCTTTCTTCAAATATTGATGGTGTAATTTTATTAGATAATAAATTTAAAGGTGGCATTCTGATTAGTCATGTCAGTTACCAAACACTGCGTTTGTCAAGTCCTTATCCGTCTGTCATAAAACTTGTTTCCAAAGAGAATATTTTGTCTGAAATTATAGTCAATAATTTTAATCCTGCTTTTAGCATTATTAAAAAAGCGGTTTCAAATAGAGACAATAATAACCCTAAGAAGTTAAATTCATTTAGCCATTATGCTTATTCTAAACTTTCTACGGAATTGGTATCTGCTGATTCTCTACAAAAACGGAAAGACCAGTATTTTTTAATGAGTGAATCTCGAACTAAGCATCAATTTCTACAACCAAATTTTGAAGAAGAAACTATCATTTCACATAAAACATCTGGAATAAAAAACCCTTTATTTTCCTCTATACTTACCGATTTTCAGCCATTTAGTTTTTATGATGAGCTTATTCATTTAAAGATTGACAATAAATATTATCTAAACCCAATTAGTCAGAATAGTTGGAAGAAATATGATTTTGTATTGTCAGACACAATCGTTAATGCCAACGATACGACTTTTGTAATTGCATTTTCGCCAAAAACCTCGACTACTTTTGAAGGATTTAAAGGATTACTTCATATCAATACTGATGGCTATGCCATTGAAAATATTAGTGCTGAAACAGCGAATATAAATTCAACCATGATTTTCAGAATGCAACAACATTATGAGAAAGTTGAAAACCACTGGTTTCCTAAACAACAAAATACGGAATTAATTGTAAATGTATCTGTACCAAATAAAGCTGCGAAAAATGCGAAACAAATGTATGTGCGAAGAGTGATTAAATATACTCATAAAACCTATATGTCTGATATACAAATAAATAACCCGATTAAAAAAACAGATTTTTCTGGATTAAGTAGGGTTATTAATTCCAAAAGCTATCAAGCGGATGAAAGTTTTTGGAATAAATACAGGTCAGACAGTCTTAATTTAAAAGAGCAAAATACCTATAAATTTTATGAATCCCTGCCAGCTAATAAATTAGAAAAGATGGATAGAATGTTTGATTTAATGGAAACGTTTATTTCGGGATATATTCCTTTTCATAAGTTTCAAATTCCTCTAAATACTTTATTCGACCAAAATAATTATGAAGGGATAAGGATTGGATTTGGACTGAATACTGGAAAAATATTATCTGAAAGATTATCTGCCGAAGGGTATTTGGGGTATGGTTTTAAGGATAAAGCCTTTAAATATGGCTTTTCGACTCGTTTAAATGTTAAGAACACAAATACATTTTTGCAAGCCTCTTTCAAGCAAGATGTTGTTGAACCTTGTGGTAATGAGTTAGATTTTGGAAGAAAAAATAATCTATTGGATTTTGGTTTTCGTAATTTTTTGATTGAGCGTATGGACAGTGTTCAGCAAGCTAAAATATCATTTCAAACGCCCATTTCAAGAAATGGATTAGTACAAATGAGTTTTACTAATGAAACCCGAAATCCTGCATATCCTTATCAATTTAAGGAAAATGCTAGTAAATTTTCTACTGAATCATTCAAAATAAGTGCTTTACAAGTAGGGTTTCGTTGGGCTTGGGGTGAGAAATTTGCTCAGTTAAGTCAAGTAATCTATCAATCTGAACCTGCCAAAGCAATTTTGCAATGCTCTTTCGAGAAAGGCTTAAACAGAGTTCTAAATTCTCAATTTGATTATACTAAAATAAATCTCAGTTTTCAACAACAGTTAGTTCATCGAATTTTGGGAAAGACCTTTTATCAATTGAAATTCTCAAAAATTTGGGGAGATTTGCCCTATTCATATCTAATAAATGGTGCGGGGAGTTCTAATAGATTAGGTTATCTAATGATTCCTAATACTTTTCAAACGATGGGCTTGTATGAATTTACATCTGACCAACAAGCCAGTTTATTAATTCAACAAAATATAGGAAGGCTATTTCTGAGCAAGAAAGCATCTTTCCAGCCCGAATTAATTATCTCACAAGGCGTAAGTTATGGCAGTCTTAGAAATCCACAAAATCATCAAGGATTGGACACTAAAAGTTTGGACAAGGGCTATTTTGAATCAGGTCTATCATTAAATAAACTACTTAGAATCAAATATTTACAAGTAATCTATTTAGATTTTGGTATCGGTGCATTTATCAGATATGGAAATAATTCGTTTTCAAAAATGAATGATAATCTAACTTTTAGATGGAGTTTTGGAGCATCTTTTTGA
- a CDS encoding helix-turn-helix transcriptional regulator: MNLKLLNTIESDIHFTRQEIKVLKLASEGITNNEIGAMLCIAESTVKCHRKNIMQKAGIKGKSKMMKFLLKINMESTTKAL, from the coding sequence ATGAATCTAAAACTTTTAAACACCATTGAATCGGATATACATTTCACTCGACAGGAAATAAAAGTTCTTAAACTTGCTTCTGAAGGAATTACCAATAATGAGATTGGTGCTATGCTTTGCATAGCTGAAAGTACTGTAAAATGCCATCGAAAAAATATTATGCAAAAAGCGGGAATCAAAGGAAAAAGTAAAATGATGAAGTTTTTATTAAAGATAAATATGGAATCGACTACCAAAGCTCTATAA
- a CDS encoding 2-hydroxyacid dehydrogenase encodes MKALIYSTKEFEKSYLLDANQQKHDLTVTSKPLNLDTASMAKGYDAVVLFTNDDASGDVLRKLHQVGVQYVATRSVGIDHIDLKVASELGIRIANVPHYSPNSVAEHTVALMLALNRKLIIANAKSHAYQFELSSLIGFDMYQKTVGIIGLGTIGGVVADILKGFGCKLLVYDNYVKNYRTSTEQMKFVELDELLAASDIITLHAPLTDETKHLISKPQLELMKKNVMLINTSRGGLLNTVDVLEALRDRKIGYLGLDVYENERGIFFKNHFPTEGKDKLLTDLMNFNNVLVTGHQAFLTNEALTNIADKTIQNLNEWEMATPEECNAKIGRILDLDALIHNELL; translated from the coding sequence ATGAAAGCTTTAATTTATAGTACCAAAGAATTTGAAAAATCGTATTTGTTAGATGCCAATCAACAAAAACATGATTTAACGGTAACCAGCAAACCGCTCAATCTTGATACTGCTAGTATGGCCAAAGGATACGATGCTGTGGTACTATTTACCAATGACGATGCTTCTGGTGATGTACTTCGCAAATTACATCAAGTGGGTGTCCAATACGTAGCCACACGTTCGGTAGGTATCGACCACATTGACTTAAAGGTAGCCAGTGAATTAGGTATCAGAATTGCCAATGTTCCACATTATTCGCCCAATTCAGTAGCCGAACATACGGTGGCATTAATGCTGGCGTTGAACAGGAAATTAATTATAGCCAACGCCAAATCGCACGCTTATCAGTTTGAACTAAGTAGTTTGATTGGCTTTGATATGTACCAAAAAACAGTAGGTATTATTGGCTTGGGTACTATTGGTGGCGTTGTAGCTGATATTCTGAAAGGCTTTGGCTGTAAATTATTGGTGTACGACAACTATGTGAAAAACTACCGTACATCGACCGAGCAAATGAAATTTGTAGAATTGGACGAACTTCTGGCGGCTTCCGATATTATTACATTACATGCCCCACTTACCGACGAAACCAAGCATTTGATTAGCAAGCCTCAGCTTGAACTGATGAAAAAAAATGTAATGCTTATCAACACTAGCCGTGGAGGGCTACTCAATACGGTTGATGTATTAGAAGCCTTACGAGACAGGAAAATCGGCTACTTAGGACTCGATGTTTATGAAAATGAGCGAGGTATTTTCTTCAAAAACCATTTTCCAACTGAAGGGAAGGACAAACTCTTAACCGATTTGATGAACTTTAATAATGTACTTGTTACAGGGCATCAGGCATTTTTGACCAACGAGGCTCTCACCAATATAGCAGACAAAACTATTCAAAACCTAAACGAATGGGAAATGGCCACACCAGAAGAATGCAATGCCAAAATAGGTCGTATCTTAGATTTAGATGCACTTATTCACAATGAATTACTTTAG
- the thiS gene encoding sulfur carrier protein ThiS: MTLFVNNQALDFPEEVTVAMLLNEQQLTHLKGLAIAVNDWVLPKTAWANYRFSHNDHITIIRASQGG; this comes from the coding sequence ATGACCCTTTTTGTCAATAATCAAGCATTAGATTTTCCAGAAGAAGTTACCGTGGCAATGCTCTTAAACGAGCAGCAACTCACACATCTCAAAGGTTTGGCCATTGCTGTCAATGATTGGGTTTTGCCCAAAACTGCCTGGGCAAATTATCGTTTTTCGCACAACGACCATATTACCATAATTAGGGCCAGTCAAGGTGGGTAA
- the thiC gene encoding phosphomethylpyrimidine synthase ThiC, with the protein MKKYQESQPSEQAISRTPFPNSKKIYVKGQIHDIEVAMREISLTDTKINGRVFTKNPSVTVYDTSGPYTDSNIEIDVRKGLPKLRENWIINRNDTEQLTGISSEYGQARLAMQSLDELRFNYLSNPRRAQKGKNVTQLHYARKGIITHEMEYIAIRENQKIEEIQQLGHQHAGYSFGANTPKGAITPEFVRQEIAAGRAIIPTNINHPESEPMIIGRNFLVKINANIGNSAVSSSIEEEVEKAVWACRWGADTIMDLSTGKNIHETREWIIRNSPVPIGTVPIYQALEKVGGKAEALTWELFRDTLIEQAEQGVDYFTIHAGVLLRYVPLTAKRVTGIVSRGGSIMAKWCLAHHKENFLYTHFEEICEIMKAYDVSFSLGDGLRPGSIADANDEAQFGELETLGELTKIAWKHDIQVMIEGPGHVPMHLIKENMDKQLKACDEAPFYTLGPLTTDIAPGYDHITSGIGAAMIGWFGCAMLCYVTPKEHLGLPNKKDVKDGVITYKIAAHAADLAKGHVGAQVRDNALSKARFEFRWDDQFNLSLDPDTAREYHDETLPAEGAKIAHFCSMCGPNFCSMKITQEVREYAQSQGISDEEALGLGMQEQAKIFVEKGAKVYW; encoded by the coding sequence ATGAAAAAATACCAAGAAAGTCAGCCAAGCGAACAGGCCATTAGCAGAACTCCGTTTCCCAACTCAAAGAAAATTTATGTAAAAGGACAAATCCATGACATAGAAGTGGCTATGCGTGAAATATCCCTTACCGACACCAAAATCAATGGAAGGGTTTTTACGAAAAATCCTTCTGTAACGGTTTATGATACCTCTGGGCCTTATACCGATAGCAATATCGAGATAGACGTAAGAAAAGGATTGCCCAAACTTCGTGAAAATTGGATTATCAATAGAAACGATACCGAACAGCTTACAGGTATTTCGTCGGAATATGGACAAGCACGCTTGGCTATGCAATCGCTAGATGAGCTACGGTTTAACTACCTATCGAATCCACGTCGTGCTCAAAAAGGCAAAAATGTTACACAGCTACATTATGCCCGCAAAGGAATTATTACGCACGAAATGGAATATATTGCCATTCGTGAAAACCAAAAAATTGAAGAAATACAACAACTAGGACATCAACATGCAGGATACAGCTTTGGAGCAAATACACCAAAGGGAGCTATTACACCCGAATTTGTCCGACAAGAAATAGCCGCAGGGCGAGCCATTATTCCTACGAATATTAACCACCCCGAAAGCGAACCCATGATTATTGGACGTAACTTTTTGGTAAAAATCAATGCCAATATAGGTAACTCGGCGGTTAGCTCAAGTATAGAAGAAGAAGTAGAAAAAGCCGTTTGGGCTTGCCGTTGGGGTGCCGACACCATCATGGATTTATCGACAGGGAAAAATATCCATGAAACACGAGAGTGGATTATTCGCAATTCGCCTGTGCCTATTGGTACAGTACCCATTTATCAGGCTTTAGAAAAAGTAGGAGGAAAAGCCGAAGCCCTAACATGGGAGCTATTCAGAGATACCCTTATTGAGCAAGCCGAACAAGGTGTCGATTATTTTACGATTCATGCTGGAGTACTACTTCGTTATGTACCACTTACGGCCAAGCGAGTTACAGGGATTGTGTCCAGAGGAGGGAGTATTATGGCCAAATGGTGTTTGGCACATCACAAAGAAAACTTTTTGTATACTCACTTTGAAGAAATTTGTGAAATTATGAAAGCCTACGATGTGAGCTTTTCGTTGGGCGATGGCCTACGCCCTGGTAGTATTGCCGATGCCAACGACGAAGCTCAATTTGGCGAGTTGGAAACTTTGGGCGAGCTTACCAAAATTGCATGGAAGCACGATATTCAGGTAATGATAGAAGGCCCTGGGCATGTGCCTATGCACTTGATTAAGGAAAATATGGACAAGCAACTCAAAGCGTGCGACGAAGCTCCATTTTATACTTTGGGGCCATTAACCACCGATATTGCACCTGGCTACGACCATATTACGTCGGGTATTGGGGCGGCTATGATTGGGTGGTTTGGCTGTGCCATGCTTTGTTATGTTACACCCAAAGAGCACTTGGGGCTACCCAACAAAAAAGACGTAAAAGATGGGGTGATTACTTACAAAATTGCAGCTCATGCTGCCGATTTGGCCAAAGGACACGTGGGGGCTCAGGTACGTGACAATGCTCTTAGCAAAGCCCGCTTTGAGTTTCGTTGGGACGACCAGTTTAACCTTTCACTCGACCCCGACACCGCTCGTGAATACCACGACGAAACCCTTCCAGCCGAAGGAGCTAAAATCGCCCATTTTTGCTCTATGTGTGGCCCCAACTTTTGTTCTATGAAAATAACCCAAGAGGTAAGAGAATATGCCCAAAGCCAAGGAATTAGTGATGAAGAAGCTTTAGGCTTAGGAATGCAAGAACAAGCCAAAATCTTCGTTGAAAAAGGAGCGAAGGTATATTGGTAA
- a CDS encoding thiamine phosphate synthase translates to MKKIIVITEPQFIENEVTVVESLFEAGLEILHIRKPSASLAELESFLRAIAPQYLKRVVLHSHYQLMAKYNIRGIHLTSHVWEELQEQGTLKEYIRPLQKRGLSISASTHSFAEIQRLPSTLDYVFLSPFFDSISKPSYFGSINVSEVEDFIFHQAKIPPIVALGGIQINAIAALKNIGLHGVALLGTIWQADNPTAAFQAFCRAF, encoded by the coding sequence ATGAAGAAAATTATCGTTATCACCGAACCTCAGTTTATCGAAAACGAGGTAACTGTTGTTGAATCCTTGTTTGAGGCAGGGCTAGAGATTCTGCATATTCGTAAACCATCGGCTTCGTTGGCCGAGCTAGAAAGTTTTCTTCGGGCTATTGCTCCTCAATATCTCAAAAGGGTTGTTTTGCATAGTCATTATCAACTAATGGCCAAATACAACATTAGGGGGATTCACCTCACTAGCCATGTTTGGGAAGAATTACAAGAACAAGGTACACTAAAAGAGTATATCAGGCCTCTCCAAAAAAGAGGTCTGAGTATCAGTGCTTCTACACATAGTTTTGCCGAAATACAGCGTCTTCCCAGTACATTGGACTATGTATTTCTTAGCCCTTTTTTCGACAGTATTTCAAAACCAAGCTATTTTGGCTCAATCAATGTGAGTGAGGTGGAGGACTTTATTTTTCACCAAGCCAAAATACCACCCATTGTTGCTTTGGGGGGTATCCAAATCAATGCTATTGCTGCCCTGAAAAATATAGGGCTTCACGGCGTGGCTTTATTAGGTACGATTTGGCAAGCCGATAACCCTACAGCAGCATTTCAGGCATTTTGTCGTGCTTTTTAA
- a CDS encoding thiamine phosphate synthase — protein sequence MNIAKLHYITQDLVHIPHWEQARKACEGGANWVQLRVKNQTAEEWYNTALKTQEVCKHFGTKLIINDNPALALKIQADGVHLGKTDMPPLKARAILGNEFIIGGTANTLEDINELLKTGTVQYIGLGPYRFTKTKKNLSPILGLQGYQSIFKEYQTWPFQVPIVGIGGVLLNDIPDLLAVGLHGVAVSSVINLSENPVSTTQDFLETLYNTHKITRHS from the coding sequence ATGAATATCGCCAAACTCCATTATATCACACAAGATTTAGTACATATACCCCATTGGGAACAAGCAAGAAAAGCCTGTGAAGGTGGGGCTAATTGGGTACAACTTCGGGTCAAGAATCAAACGGCCGAGGAATGGTACAATACTGCTTTGAAAACACAGGAAGTTTGTAAGCATTTTGGTACAAAATTGATTATCAACGATAATCCAGCATTAGCCCTAAAAATTCAGGCCGATGGGGTACATTTAGGAAAAACAGATATGCCTCCGTTAAAGGCTCGTGCTATTTTGGGTAATGAGTTTATTATTGGAGGAACTGCCAATACACTCGAAGATATCAACGAATTACTAAAAACGGGTACAGTACAGTATATTGGGCTAGGGCCTTATCGGTTTACCAAAACCAAAAAGAATTTAAGCCCTATTTTAGGACTACAAGGCTATCAATCCATTTTTAAAGAATATCAAACATGGCCATTCCAAGTGCCGATTGTGGGTATTGGAGGCGTTTTGCTCAACGATATTCCCGATTTGCTTGCTGTTGGGCTTCATGGTGTGGCGGTGTCATCGGTCATCAACTTGTCTGAAAACCCAGTATCAACCACACAGGATTTTCTTGAAACACTGTACAATACGCACAAAATAACAAGGCATTCATAA
- a CDS encoding thiazole synthase produces the protein MALTIADKVFESRLFTGTGKFSSSALMEESLLASGSELVTVALKRVNLQEKEDDILSYLHHSQFNLLPNTSGVRNAKEAIFAAQLAREALETNWLKLEIHPDPKYLMPDPIETLQAAEALVKLGFVVMPYIHADPVLCKRLEDVGVAAVMPLGSPIGSNKGLKTIDFLDIIIEQSRVPVVVDAGIGSPSDAAKAMEIGADAVLVNTAIAVSHNPVQMAKAFKMAVEAGRMAYEAKLAPISAQAIASSPLTSFLNW, from the coding sequence ATGGCTTTAACAATAGCAGATAAAGTATTTGAGTCTAGGCTTTTTACAGGTACAGGAAAGTTTAGCTCTTCGGCCCTGATGGAAGAAAGCCTTTTGGCTTCGGGTTCAGAATTGGTAACAGTGGCCTTGAAAAGGGTAAATTTACAGGAAAAAGAAGACGATATTTTGTCGTACTTACACCATTCACAGTTCAATCTGTTGCCCAATACCTCTGGTGTTAGAAATGCCAAAGAGGCTATTTTTGCTGCTCAGCTAGCCCGTGAGGCTCTCGAAACCAATTGGCTCAAGCTAGAAATTCACCCCGATCCTAAATATTTGATGCCCGACCCTATCGAAACACTGCAAGCCGCCGAAGCGTTGGTGAAATTGGGTTTTGTGGTAATGCCCTATATTCATGCCGACCCCGTTTTGTGTAAGCGACTAGAAGACGTTGGGGTAGCCGCCGTAATGCCTTTGGGGTCGCCTATTGGGAGTAACAAAGGACTGAAAACGATTGATTTTCTTGATATTATTATAGAGCAAAGTCGTGTGCCAGTGGTGGTGGATGCTGGTATAGGCTCGCCTTCCGATGCCGCCAAGGCTATGGAAATAGGGGCCGATGCCGTGTTGGTTAATACGGCTATTGCGGTTTCGCATAATCCTGTTCAGATGGCAAAGGCCTTTAAAATGGCTGTAGAGGCTGGCCGAATGGCCTATGAGGCTAAGTTAGCTCCTATATCGGCACAGGCTATTGCAAGTAGTCCGCTTACCAGCTTTTTGAATTGGTAA
- the thiH gene encoding 2-iminoacetate synthase ThiH, whose product MDFYQIFQQYSWEAVKKSIYQKTAKDVQKALQKAGRRDLEDFKALISPAAAPFLEEMAQLSHRLTQKRFGKTIQMYVPLYLSNECQNICTYCGFSFDNKIRRKTLNDSEILQEIAVLKRMGYEHILLVTGEANQTVGVDYLQRVVRLIKPYFAQISIEVQPLDQDEYELLKAEGVHTVLVYQETYHEDDYKKHHPKGKKSNFQYRIQTPDRLGKAGIHKMGLGVLIGLEDWRVDCFYTALHLDYLEKYYWQSTYSISFPRLRPFSGGLEPKVEMPDRELVQLICAYRILNEEVELSISTRENEIFRNNIIKLGITSISAGSKTNPGGYVVEPESLEQFEISDERTPHEIAQMIQQQGYEAVWKNWDIALYKK is encoded by the coding sequence ATGGATTTTTATCAAATATTTCAGCAATATTCTTGGGAGGCAGTCAAGAAAAGTATTTACCAAAAAACGGCCAAGGATGTACAAAAGGCTTTGCAAAAAGCTGGTCGTCGTGATTTAGAAGATTTTAAAGCCTTAATTTCACCTGCGGCAGCTCCCTTTTTGGAGGAAATGGCACAGCTTAGTCATAGGCTTACCCAAAAGCGTTTTGGCAAAACCATTCAGATGTATGTTCCGCTGTACTTATCTAACGAATGCCAGAATATTTGTACTTATTGTGGCTTTAGTTTTGATAACAAAATCAGAAGGAAAACGCTGAACGACTCAGAAATTTTACAAGAAATAGCGGTGCTAAAAAGGATGGGCTATGAACATATTTTATTGGTAACAGGCGAGGCCAATCAAACTGTCGGTGTCGACTATTTGCAAAGGGTAGTACGGTTGATAAAACCTTACTTTGCCCAAATTTCGATAGAAGTACAGCCACTCGACCAAGATGAATATGAGCTACTAAAAGCCGAGGGCGTGCACACGGTACTGGTGTATCAGGAAACTTACCACGAAGATGATTATAAAAAGCACCATCCAAAAGGTAAAAAGTCAAATTTTCAGTACCGAATCCAAACGCCCGATAGACTTGGAAAGGCAGGAATACACAAAATGGGTTTGGGAGTATTGATTGGTTTGGAGGATTGGCGAGTAGATTGTTTTTATACAGCCTTGCATCTGGATTACCTCGAAAAATACTACTGGCAGAGTACCTATTCCATTTCATTTCCACGTCTACGGCCGTTTTCGGGAGGTTTAGAACCCAAAGTAGAAATGCCTGACCGTGAGTTGGTTCAACTGATATGTGCCTACCGTATTTTGAACGAAGAGGTAGAGCTATCTATTTCGACCCGAGAAAATGAGATTTTTAGAAATAATATAATCAAGCTTGGTATTACTTCGATAAGTGCTGGCTCTAAAACCAACCCAGGAGGCTATGTTGTCGAACCAGAATCTTTGGAGCAATTTGAAATCAGCGATGAGCGAACACCCCACGAAATAGCCCAAATGATTCAGCAACAAGGCTATGAGGCCGTTTGGAAAAATTGGGATATAGCTTTGTACAAAAAGTAG
- a CDS encoding LytR/AlgR family response regulator transcription factor: protein MSFLANFHQPYPLLPFKEVLFRDFLFFVFITIFLLIFQPFGLDVYAYNRVYLIVGYAVVTFLGVLLNDCVGYIFFKDIFSEKNWTVSTQIVWAIWVIFSLGIINFLYGVWIEAFPWSLWGFLKVQTYVVLCSSVPIALVVLFRQNYLLRQNLYEARAMTEVIAQHNDQPVDGEVIFFAENQKDSISLNSEAILYIESIDNYVELVWHESSSIKKTLLRSTLTKIEETLQYNPAFFRCHRAYIVNSRHIEHVEGNSQGYKLSLKYLQNNIPVARAKGKLLKEILEK from the coding sequence ATGTCGTTTTTAGCCAATTTTCATCAACCATACCCTCTTTTGCCTTTCAAAGAGGTATTGTTTCGTGATTTTCTATTTTTTGTTTTTATTACCATTTTCTTGCTAATTTTTCAGCCTTTTGGTTTAGACGTATATGCCTACAACCGAGTGTATTTGATTGTAGGATATGCCGTAGTAACGTTTTTGGGGGTATTACTCAACGATTGTGTAGGATATATTTTTTTTAAAGATATATTTTCAGAAAAAAACTGGACGGTATCAACCCAAATCGTTTGGGCGATATGGGTGATTTTTTCGTTGGGTATAATCAATTTTTTATACGGAGTGTGGATTGAAGCTTTTCCATGGAGTTTATGGGGGTTTCTTAAAGTACAAACGTATGTAGTATTGTGTTCGTCTGTGCCTATTGCGTTGGTGGTTTTATTTCGACAGAATTATTTGTTACGGCAAAATTTATATGAAGCCCGAGCTATGACAGAGGTGATAGCTCAACATAATGATCAACCTGTGGATGGAGAGGTTATCTTTTTTGCCGAGAACCAAAAGGATTCTATTTCGCTCAATAGCGAAGCCATATTGTATATAGAGTCGATTGATAATTATGTCGAGCTTGTATGGCACGAATCTTCAAGTATCAAAAAGACATTGCTTAGAAGTACGCTTACCAAAATAGAAGAGACCTTGCAGTACAACCCTGCTTTTTTTAGATGTCACCGAGCTTATATTGTCAATAGTAGACATATTGAACACGTAGAAGGTAATTCTCAGGGTTATAAACTTAGTTTGAAATACCTCCAGAATAACATTCCAGTAGCACGTGCAAAAGGCAAATTGTTAAAAGAAATTCTCGAAAAATAA